A part of Solibacillus sp. FSL H8-0538 genomic DNA contains:
- the acsA gene encoding acetate--CoA ligase: MGMKTLEKLAALPGEHSLKSYEETAANHDWKETEKEFSWYETGKVNIAYEAIDRHTETFRKNKVALYYNDGVRKEAYSFNDMKMMTNKAANVLKGTTNMKKGDRMFVFMPRSPELYFSLLGALKMGVIVGPLFEAFMEGAIYDRLSDSEAVAIVTTPSLLNRVPLEKLPHLKTVFLVGDDIEETEKIVDFNKQMATASSHFDIEWVDKEDGMLLHYTSGSTGTPKGVLHVHYAMVQQYQTAQWVLDLKEQDIYWCTADPGWVTGTAYGIFGPWLNGVTNLILGGRFSPQAWYGAIQDYRVTVWYSAPTAFRMLMGAGPNILENYDLSSLRHVLSVGEPLNPEVIRWGMDELNHRIHDTWWMTETGGHMICNYPSLDIKPGSMGKPVPGIFATIVDDSGNVVPPYTMGNLAIQRGWPAMMRQIWGNPERYESYFLKGEWYVSGDSAYMDDEGYFFFQGRVDDVIMTAGERVGPFEVESKLLEHPDVIEAGVIGKPDPVRGEIIKAFVSLREGVQPTEALEADIKEFVKKGLSAHAAPREIEFKEKLPKTRSGKIMRRVLKAWELNLPAGDLSTMED; encoded by the coding sequence ATGGGGATGAAGACATTAGAGAAATTAGCTGCACTTCCAGGGGAACATAGCCTTAAAAGCTATGAGGAAACAGCTGCGAATCATGATTGGAAAGAGACAGAAAAAGAATTTTCGTGGTATGAGACAGGGAAGGTAAATATAGCGTACGAAGCTATTGATCGCCATACTGAAACATTCCGCAAAAACAAAGTGGCGCTATATTATAATGATGGTGTGCGCAAAGAAGCGTATTCATTTAATGACATGAAAATGATGACGAATAAAGCAGCAAATGTGTTAAAAGGTACGACAAATATGAAGAAAGGTGATCGTATGTTTGTTTTTATGCCACGTTCACCCGAATTATATTTTTCACTTCTTGGTGCTTTAAAAATGGGCGTTATCGTTGGACCATTATTTGAAGCATTTATGGAAGGCGCGATATATGACCGTCTATCAGATAGTGAGGCTGTAGCAATTGTTACTACACCTTCATTACTTAACCGTGTGCCGTTAGAAAAATTGCCACATTTAAAAACTGTTTTTCTTGTAGGGGATGACATTGAAGAAACAGAGAAAATTGTTGATTTCAACAAACAGATGGCAACTGCATCTAGTCATTTTGATATTGAATGGGTAGATAAGGAAGATGGAATGCTTCTCCATTACACATCGGGCTCTACAGGTACACCAAAAGGGGTATTGCATGTCCATTATGCAATGGTACAGCAATATCAAACAGCTCAGTGGGTACTTGATCTAAAAGAACAGGATATTTACTGGTGTACGGCAGATCCGGGTTGGGTAACGGGAACTGCGTATGGTATTTTTGGTCCTTGGCTGAATGGTGTAACGAACTTAATATTAGGCGGTCGTTTCAGTCCTCAAGCTTGGTATGGTGCGATTCAAGATTATCGTGTAACGGTTTGGTACAGTGCCCCGACAGCTTTCCGCATGTTAATGGGTGCAGGACCGAATATTTTAGAAAACTATGATCTATCATCATTACGTCATGTATTATCGGTTGGGGAACCGTTGAATCCGGAAGTTATTCGTTGGGGAATGGACGAGCTTAATCACCGTATTCATGATACGTGGTGGATGACAGAAACGGGTGGCCATATGATTTGTAACTACCCAAGTTTGGATATTAAACCAGGATCAATGGGTAAACCGGTTCCAGGCATATTCGCTACAATTGTAGATGATTCAGGGAATGTAGTGCCGCCTTATACAATGGGGAACTTAGCCATTCAACGTGGTTGGCCAGCAATGATGCGCCAAATTTGGGGTAACCCGGAACGCTATGAATCTTACTTCTTAAAGGGTGAATGGTATGTCTCTGGTGACTCCGCTTATATGGATGATGAAGGCTACTTCTTTTTCCAAGGTCGCGTTGACGATGTAATTATGACAGCGGGTGAGCGTGTTGGACCATTTGAAGTAGAAAGCAAACTACTAGAGCATCCAGATGTAATTGAGGCGGGTGTTATCGGTAAGCCAGACCCGGTACGCGGAGAAATTATTAAAGCCTTCGTATCTTTACGTGAAGGTGTGCAGCCTACAGAAGCTTTAGAAGCGGATATTAAAGAATTCGTGAAAAAAGGCTTATCTGCACATGCAGCACCTCGCGAAATTGAATTCAAAGAAAAGTTACCGAAGACGCGTAGTGGTAAAATCATGCGCCGCGTGTTAAAGGCGTGGGAGTTAAATCTTCCAGCAGGTGACCTATCAACAATGGAAGACTAA
- the argB gene encoding acetylglutamate kinase — protein MTTFKSTHHTAHKIVIKLGGSTLEGLNEAFFRNFKALQDQGYQVIITHGGGPAINRELAKQSVESHTLNGIRVTSAKAIGIVQSTLIGKVNPALVHGLNAAGITAVGLNGFDGELLQSEFLDESTYGYVGEVKRVNTKLIDSFTAAGIVPVIACIGATQEGQALNINGDTVASEVALAVGAESLLLVTDVAGIRIEDIYQTAVTPALIGQWIEDGHIYGGMIPKVQGALACLNAGIPSVQIVNDTLTGTTILSEELVK, from the coding sequence ATGACTACGTTCAAATCAACGCATCATACCGCTCATAAAATTGTCATTAAATTAGGTGGAAGTACGCTAGAAGGCTTAAACGAAGCCTTCTTTCGTAACTTCAAAGCCTTACAGGATCAAGGTTACCAAGTTATTATTACACATGGTGGTGGTCCTGCCATTAACAGAGAGCTTGCTAAGCAAAGCGTTGAATCTCATACGCTAAACGGCATCCGTGTCACAAGTGCTAAGGCAATTGGCATTGTACAATCAACACTAATTGGTAAAGTAAATCCGGCACTTGTGCATGGACTTAATGCTGCGGGAATTACAGCAGTAGGTTTAAACGGTTTTGACGGAGAGCTACTACAAAGTGAATTTTTAGATGAGTCAACATACGGATATGTTGGCGAAGTAAAACGCGTTAACACGAAGCTAATTGACTCATTTACTGCAGCAGGGATCGTACCGGTCATCGCTTGTATCGGTGCCACACAAGAGGGTCAGGCATTAAATATTAACGGTGATACTGTAGCGAGTGAAGTAGCATTAGCGGTCGGTGCAGAAAGCTTACTACTTGTAACAGACGTTGCCGGTATTCGCATTGAAGATATATACCAAACAGCAGTAACGCCTGCATTAATTGGTCAGTGGATTGAAGATGGGCATATTTACGGTGGGATGATTCCGAAAGTACAGGGGGCACTGGCTTGTTTGAACGCAGGAATCCCTTCCGTTCAAATCGTCAATGATACATTAACCGGAACGACTATTCTAAGTGAGGAGCTAGTAAAATGA
- the argC gene encoding N-acetyl-gamma-glutamyl-phosphate reductase, with protein sequence MKVGIIGATGYGGLELIRFLHNHKEVENIALFTSSEEGTVFSARFPHLVDLYDQPLKKIDYDVLAQYDVVFASTPSGVSSSLFPPLLGTGPKLIDLSGDFRLKDLACYKDWYKKVPAPAEAVAESVYGLTEWNEKDIEGAKLIANPGCYPTAVLLSLLPLIKEKLIDPSFLIIDAKSGISGAGNKPSQSSHYSEANESLSIYKINEHQHIPEIEQAILMFAGVDTKISFNTHLVPMTRGILATSYAQVTAGVTQQQLTNCLQETYAIHPFVRVIEQADAVGTNRVKGSNYCDIHVKLDERTNRATIIGVIDNLVKGAAGQAIQNMNVQMNLPQTTGLQVVPYFI encoded by the coding sequence GTGAAAGTTGGAATTATTGGTGCTACTGGGTACGGTGGCTTAGAGTTAATACGTTTTTTGCATAATCATAAAGAAGTAGAAAACATCGCACTATTTACGTCATCAGAGGAAGGTACAGTTTTTTCAGCGAGGTTTCCGCATTTAGTTGATTTATATGATCAACCGCTGAAAAAAATTGATTATGATGTCTTAGCGCAATATGACGTTGTATTTGCTAGCACGCCTTCAGGGGTTTCGAGCAGTCTTTTTCCTCCGCTATTAGGTACAGGGCCGAAGCTGATCGATTTATCGGGGGATTTTAGGTTAAAGGATTTAGCATGTTACAAGGATTGGTATAAAAAAGTGCCTGCACCAGCAGAAGCAGTGGCAGAGAGTGTATACGGCTTAACTGAGTGGAACGAAAAAGATATTGAGGGTGCGAAATTAATTGCAAACCCTGGGTGCTATCCTACCGCTGTTCTATTATCGCTTCTTCCATTAATAAAAGAGAAATTAATTGATCCGAGCTTCCTTATCATTGATGCGAAAAGTGGGATTTCCGGCGCGGGAAATAAACCTTCTCAAAGTTCACATTACAGTGAAGCAAATGAATCATTGTCAATTTATAAAATTAATGAACATCAGCATATACCAGAAATTGAACAAGCGATTTTGATGTTTGCCGGTGTTGACACAAAAATCTCATTCAATACACATTTAGTGCCGATGACGCGGGGCATTTTAGCAACTTCTTACGCGCAGGTAACGGCAGGTGTAACACAGCAGCAATTAACGAATTGTTTACAAGAAACCTACGCAATTCATCCATTTGTACGGGTGATCGAACAGGCTGACGCAGTGGGAACAAATCGCGTAAAAGGATCGAACTATTGTGATATTCACGTGAAGCTTGATGAACGCACGAACCGCGCAACGATTATTGGAGTAATTGATAATTTAGTAAAAGGCGCGGCAGGTCAGGCGATTCAAAATATGAACGTTCAAATGAATTTACCGCAGACGACAGGCTTACAAGTCGTACCATACTTTATTTAA
- a CDS encoding acetoin utilization AcuB family protein has protein sequence MIVEEIMKTDVHTLLPENTVRDAVRIMREKKIRHLPIVNGNNEVVGIVTEHDIKNALPSCLREEPNSTIYDAPIDDIMVKNPIVGHPLDFVGDVALTFYDAKISCLPIVSGGELIGIVTTTDLLYTYIELTGAHKPGSKIDIRVTDRSGVLFDVTKIFNNHKANVLSVLIYPDSENKENRILSIRLQVINPLAIIKDLRAQGFDVLWPNLPGITL, from the coding sequence ATGATTGTTGAAGAAATTATGAAAACGGATGTACACACGTTACTGCCAGAAAACACTGTACGTGATGCTGTACGTATTATGCGTGAGAAAAAAATACGGCACTTGCCAATCGTGAATGGCAATAATGAAGTAGTTGGAATTGTAACGGAGCATGATATTAAAAATGCGTTGCCGTCCTGCTTACGCGAGGAGCCAAATTCTACGATTTATGATGCGCCAATTGACGATATTATGGTGAAAAATCCGATTGTTGGTCATCCGCTTGATTTTGTGGGGGACGTAGCTCTTACCTTTTATGATGCAAAAATAAGCTGCCTCCCAATTGTTTCTGGTGGTGAACTGATCGGTATTGTTACGACGACGGACTTATTATATACATATATCGAACTAACAGGTGCTCATAAACCTGGATCAAAAATCGATATTCGTGTAACTGACCGTTCAGGCGTCCTATTCGATGTGACGAAAATTTTCAATAATCATAAGGCAAATGTATTAAGTGTACTAATCTATCCAGACTCCGAGAATAAAGAGAATCGTATTTTAAGTATCCGACTGCAAGTGATTAATCCGCTAGCTATTATTAAAGATTTGCGTGCACAAGGCTTTGATGTGTTGTGGCCAAATCTTCCCGGAATTACTTTATGA
- a CDS encoding GNAT family N-acetyltransferase, giving the protein MRHIKTFNSVEMETKHGTVFVEGPIGSEELAQYTLHENLVAFRPSEQQKVALVEIAKLEEGRIIIIRQGDIVVGYVTYLYPDPLERWAEDRIDNMIELGAIEVIPAFRGTGSGKQMLNVSFMDDEMEDYLVITTEYYWHWDLKGTGLNVWDYRKMMERMMSSAGFRYFATDDPEITSHPANCLMARIGKRVEADTMERFDKLRFRDRFMY; this is encoded by the coding sequence ATGAGACATATAAAAACTTTTAATAGTGTTGAAATGGAAACAAAACATGGTACTGTTTTTGTAGAAGGTCCTATTGGCTCTGAGGAACTAGCGCAATATACATTGCATGAAAACCTAGTTGCTTTCCGACCTTCTGAGCAACAAAAAGTAGCGCTCGTAGAAATCGCCAAGTTAGAAGAAGGCCGTATTATTATTATTCGCCAAGGCGATATAGTAGTTGGCTATGTAACTTATTTATATCCGGACCCGTTAGAGCGCTGGGCCGAGGATCGTATTGATAACATGATTGAGCTTGGTGCTATTGAAGTCATACCTGCCTTCCGCGGTACAGGCTCCGGAAAACAAATGCTTAATGTGTCCTTTATGGACGATGAAATGGAAGATTATTTAGTCATTACAACTGAATATTATTGGCATTGGGATTTGAAGGGTACCGGGTTAAACGTATGGGATTACCGTAAGATGATGGAGCGTATGATGAGCTCTGCAGGGTTTAGATACTTTGCAACCGATGACCCTGAAATTACGTCCCATCCAGCAAACTGCCTCATGGCTCGAATTGGCAAACGAGTCGAAGCAGACACAATGGAGCGTTTTGACAAACTCCGCTTCAGAGATCGCTTCATGTATTAA
- a CDS encoding acetoin utilization protein AcuC yields the protein MTKNAVFIYSPDQLGYKFSDSHPFNHKRLILTMDLLKNIGALDDEHIIPARMATDEEIALAHDPQYIEIVKRAGRGELTNQQGEAYGIGTEDTPMFENMHEASALLVGGTLQAVDQVMQGKAKHALNLGGGLHHGFRGRASGFCIYNDSSVAIRYIQEKYGMRVLYVDTDAHHGDGVQWTFYDDPNVCTLSIHETGRYLFPGTGNITERGNGEGYGTSFNFPIDAFTEDESFLEVYEQSMREVFEFFKPDVVLTQNGADAHYFDPLTHLYGTMNIYKEIPKLAHKLAHEYCNGRWIAVGGGGYDIWRVVPRAWSMVWLEMNDQELPSGPLPQAWLDRWQPESPVPFIPTWEDPHPLYEPIPRKAEIQEKNAQMLAKALHMVRNEKR from the coding sequence ATGACAAAAAATGCAGTCTTCATTTATTCACCGGATCAGCTTGGATACAAATTTTCAGATTCTCATCCGTTTAACCATAAACGACTTATATTAACGATGGATTTATTAAAAAATATTGGCGCGCTTGATGATGAACATATTATTCCTGCACGTATGGCCACTGACGAAGAAATTGCGCTTGCTCATGATCCGCAATACATCGAGATTGTCAAACGAGCTGGTCGCGGCGAATTAACAAATCAGCAAGGGGAAGCATATGGCATCGGTACAGAAGATACGCCGATGTTTGAAAATATGCACGAGGCGAGTGCCCTGCTTGTTGGGGGTACTTTGCAGGCAGTAGATCAAGTTATGCAAGGAAAAGCTAAACATGCCCTTAATTTAGGTGGCGGACTACATCATGGTTTCCGTGGCCGCGCTTCTGGCTTCTGCATATATAATGACAGCAGCGTAGCCATTCGCTATATTCAAGAAAAATACGGCATGCGCGTGCTTTATGTTGATACAGATGCGCATCACGGTGACGGTGTACAATGGACATTTTATGATGACCCAAATGTATGTACACTCTCAATTCACGAAACCGGCCGTTACCTGTTTCCAGGTACGGGAAATATTACCGAACGCGGCAACGGTGAAGGGTATGGTACTTCATTTAACTTTCCCATTGATGCCTTCACAGAGGATGAAAGCTTCCTTGAGGTGTACGAGCAATCAATGCGCGAAGTATTCGAATTTTTCAAGCCAGATGTCGTGTTAACACAAAATGGAGCCGATGCACATTACTTTGATCCGCTCACACATTTATACGGTACGATGAATATTTACAAAGAAATCCCTAAATTAGCCCACAAATTGGCCCATGAATATTGCAATGGACGTTGGATTGCTGTTGGTGGGGGTGGCTATGATATATGGCGTGTTGTGCCTCGTGCATGGTCAATGGTTTGGCTTGAAATGAATGATCAGGAATTACCAAGTGGACCACTACCACAAGCATGGCTCGATCGCTGGCAGCCAGAGTCACCTGTTCCGTTCATTCCAACATGGGAAGATCCACATCCATTATACGAGCCCATTCCTCGGAAGGCCGAGATTCAAGAAAAGAATGCCCAAATGCTCGCAAAGGCATTACATATGGTCCGCAATGAAAAACGATAA
- the argJ gene encoding bifunctional ornithine acetyltransferase/N-acetylglutamate synthase has translation MTSTIEMKKLASKNIVSPKGFSAAGVHCGIKHKKKDLAILFSEVPASVAGVFTTNAVQAAPIKVTKEVVYNTGKMQAIIVNSGNANACTGKQGVADAYEMQGLAAEKLGIDAQLIGVASTGVIGEIMNMEPIKNGVAMLAPNAKLESGIDFSQAIMTTDKVMKSTTYATIIDGKEVLVSGTAKGSGMIEPNMATMLGFITTDANIESSELQKALSEITNLTFNAITVDGDTSTNDTVIVMANGLAGNATLTPAHPDWENFYTALRLVSEDLAKLIARDGEGATKLIEVEVEGAISDEEARKIAKTVVGSPLVKTAVFGCDANWGRIICAIGYSGATVDPEKITIKIGGATMVKNGEPTKFSEEELIEILKMHEVKIYVSLGVGGGHGFAWGCDLTYDYVQINASYRS, from the coding sequence ATGACATCAACAATTGAGATGAAAAAACTAGCGAGCAAAAATATCGTATCACCAAAAGGCTTTTCAGCAGCAGGTGTACATTGCGGGATTAAACATAAGAAAAAGGATTTAGCGATTCTTTTTAGTGAAGTACCTGCAAGTGTAGCTGGTGTCTTTACGACAAATGCCGTGCAAGCAGCACCAATAAAGGTAACGAAGGAAGTAGTTTATAACACCGGGAAGATGCAAGCAATTATCGTCAACTCGGGTAATGCCAACGCGTGCACAGGCAAGCAAGGTGTTGCAGATGCTTATGAAATGCAAGGTTTAGCGGCAGAAAAATTAGGCATTGATGCACAACTTATTGGCGTTGCTTCAACAGGTGTAATTGGTGAAATTATGAACATGGAGCCGATAAAAAATGGGGTAGCAATGCTTGCACCAAATGCAAAATTAGAGAGTGGCATTGATTTCTCACAGGCTATTATGACAACAGATAAAGTAATGAAAAGTACAACATACGCAACTATAATTGACGGCAAGGAAGTATTAGTATCAGGTACAGCAAAAGGCTCCGGTATGATCGAGCCAAATATGGCAACAATGCTGGGCTTTATTACAACGGATGCGAATATTGAATCTAGCGAACTACAAAAAGCATTGTCAGAAATTACAAATCTAACGTTTAATGCAATCACTGTTGACGGTGATACATCAACAAATGACACTGTTATTGTGATGGCAAACGGTTTAGCTGGCAACGCAACGTTAACACCCGCACATCCAGATTGGGAAAACTTCTATACAGCTTTACGTCTTGTATCAGAAGACTTAGCAAAATTAATCGCTCGTGATGGCGAAGGCGCAACAAAGTTAATTGAGGTAGAAGTAGAAGGGGCAATTTCGGATGAAGAAGCACGTAAAATTGCGAAAACAGTCGTAGGTTCGCCACTTGTGAAAACAGCTGTATTTGGTTGTGATGCAAACTGGGGACGTATTATTTGTGCGATTGGCTATAGTGGTGCAACCGTAGATCCAGAAAAAATTACAATTAAAATCGGTGGCGCAACAATGGTTAAAAACGGGGAGCCGACTAAGTTCTCTGAAGAGGAATTGATTGAAATTTTAAAAATGCATGAAGTAAAAATTTATGTGTCACTCGGAGTTGGCGGAGGGCACGGCTTTGCATGGGGGTGTGATTTAACTTATGACTACGTTCAAATCAACGCATCATACCGCTCATAA
- a CDS encoding IS1182 family transposase codes for MISKQETFNLSPYMALYDLIIPKDNMLRQINELVDFSFILDELKSKYCLDNGRNAIPPIRMFKYLLLKVIHDLSDADLVERSKYDMSFKYFLEMAPEDDVIDSSSLTKFRRLRLQDVNLIDLLIQKTVEIALEKGLLLSKMVIVDATHTKARYNQKSPKEFLQEKSKNVRKAVYQLDENMVGKFPEKPTSNEVTEELDYCRQVVEVVETQSKVAQIPAVKEKLNVLKEVIDDYENQLSYSNDPDARVGHKSADSAFFGFKTHIAMSDERIITAAVVTTGEKSDGHYLQELVEKSKEAGMEIETVIGDAAYSAKDNLQYAKSKELQLISKLNSVITNGSGQRKIEFDYNKDAGMFVCPAGHLAIRKALSKNKNKNKNPKMAFYFDIEKCKVCQMREGCYKDEAKSKTYNVTIKSIEHEEQAAFQETDAFKQLAKNRYKIEAKNSELKNPHGYKTAISAGLFGMQIQGATTIFAVNLKRILKLLNEKV; via the coding sequence ATGATTTCTAAACAGGAAACATTCAATTTGAGCCCGTACATGGCGTTGTACGATTTAATTATCCCAAAGGACAATATGCTTCGCCAAATTAATGAACTTGTGGATTTCTCATTTATTCTAGACGAACTAAAATCGAAATACTGTTTAGATAATGGCCGTAACGCGATTCCACCGATTCGTATGTTTAAATATTTACTATTAAAAGTGATTCATGATCTATCGGATGCCGACCTTGTCGAGCGTTCAAAATACGATATGTCCTTTAAATATTTTTTAGAGATGGCACCAGAAGATGATGTAATCGATTCAAGTTCACTGACAAAATTCCGTCGACTTCGTCTCCAAGATGTGAATTTAATAGATTTACTGATTCAGAAAACAGTTGAAATTGCCTTAGAAAAAGGGCTACTACTAAGTAAAATGGTCATCGTTGACGCTACCCATACAAAGGCTCGTTATAATCAAAAATCGCCAAAAGAATTTTTACAGGAAAAATCTAAAAATGTACGTAAAGCCGTGTATCAACTCGACGAAAACATGGTTGGAAAATTCCCTGAGAAGCCTACGTCAAATGAAGTCACAGAAGAATTAGATTACTGTCGTCAAGTAGTTGAAGTGGTGGAAACGCAATCAAAGGTTGCACAAATCCCGGCTGTGAAAGAAAAATTAAATGTTTTAAAAGAAGTGATTGATGATTATGAGAATCAGTTAAGCTATTCAAATGATCCCGATGCGCGGGTTGGACATAAGTCGGCTGACTCGGCTTTCTTTGGTTTCAAAACGCATATTGCGATGAGTGATGAACGAATTATTACGGCTGCGGTTGTGACAACAGGTGAAAAAAGTGATGGTCATTATCTTCAAGAACTAGTTGAAAAAAGTAAAGAGGCAGGTATGGAAATTGAAACGGTGATTGGTGACGCCGCTTATTCTGCGAAAGATAACTTACAATATGCTAAATCAAAAGAGCTCCAATTAATTTCAAAGTTAAATTCAGTCATTACAAACGGTAGCGGACAACGAAAAATCGAATTTGATTACAATAAAGATGCTGGTATGTTTGTCTGTCCAGCTGGGCATCTAGCTATTCGAAAGGCACTTTCTAAGAATAAAAATAAGAATAAAAATCCGAAAATGGCATTTTATTTTGATATTGAAAAATGTAAAGTCTGCCAGATGCGTGAGGGCTGTTATAAGGATGAGGCAAAAAGTAAAACCTATAATGTGACCATTAAATCAATTGAACATGAAGAACAAGCTGCTTTCCAAGAAACTGATGCATTTAAACAGCTTGCGAAAAACCGTTATAAAATAGAGGCGAAAAATAGTGAATTAAAAAATCCGCATGGCTATAAAACAGCCATATCAGCGGGTTTATTTGGCATGCAAATCCAAGGTGCCACAACGATATTTGCGGTGAATCTCAAACGAATATTGAAACTGCTAAATGAAAAAGTGTAA
- a CDS encoding TIGR02679 domain-containing protein, which produces MSSTQIFKSDLAFIKLFQLFKQKYRSLARMSGTVSIIDFPSSEIESIASFLGVSSHALARKGIVSLNSFEQQLAQSSFSSYSLLELVEDVLGERLQTKKDEQEMLQLTKQAFLNRIYDAMPEGGWWVTHIKLGMPDSRFIWAYFKEDAEQAFHTILLVYNAFCQRGRNGYERLPFFAQRTTGNPHAFDLNTHQGKLLLHIMYTYSNSVLNRELSFPKTTEERNTLLEEFGILRDDLWNFVTCSGLLAIHHEKLHPVWEASNNEQAALNMPMKELLKVQKVFPAQGNKVWIVENSSVASELMDACPNAAIICTHGQLRMAAWYLLDLLIEQGCRLFYEGTEKVLQL; this is translated from the coding sequence GTGAGCAGTACACAAATTTTCAAGTCGGATCTGGCCTTCATCAAGCTATTTCAACTTTTTAAGCAAAAATATCGTTCTCTTGCACGGATGAGTGGCACCGTTTCGATAATAGACTTCCCTAGTAGTGAAATTGAATCGATTGCGAGCTTTTTAGGTGTTTCTTCCCATGCTTTAGCTCGTAAAGGCATTGTCTCGTTAAATAGCTTTGAACAACAACTCGCACAGTCTTCATTTTCCTCCTATTCATTACTTGAACTAGTGGAAGATGTGTTGGGCGAGCGTCTACAAACAAAGAAAGACGAGCAGGAAATGCTTCAACTAACGAAGCAAGCATTTTTGAATCGTATATACGATGCGATGCCTGAAGGAGGTTGGTGGGTAACGCATATTAAACTAGGTATGCCGGATAGCAGGTTTATTTGGGCTTATTTTAAAGAAGATGCAGAGCAAGCATTTCACACCATCCTATTAGTTTATAATGCGTTCTGTCAGCGTGGAAGAAATGGCTATGAGCGCTTACCATTTTTCGCTCAGCGTACGACTGGGAACCCGCATGCTTTCGATTTAAATACGCATCAAGGGAAGTTATTGCTACACATTATGTATACGTATTCTAACAGTGTATTAAATCGTGAGCTTTCCTTTCCGAAAACAACTGAGGAGCGCAATACTTTATTAGAGGAATTCGGGATTTTGCGGGATGACTTATGGAATTTTGTAACGTGTTCTGGTTTGCTAGCGATCCATCACGAAAAACTACATCCGGTATGGGAGGCATCGAACAATGAGCAAGCTGCATTAAATATGCCGATGAAGGAATTATTAAAAGTTCAAAAAGTTTTCCCTGCTCAGGGTAATAAAGTTTGGATTGTTGAAAATTCAAGTGTAGCCTCTGAATTAATGGATGCATGTCCGAATGCTGCAATAATCTGTACACATGGGCAATTAAGAATGGCAGCCTGGTATTTGTTAGATTTATTAATAGAGCAAGGCTGCCGGTTATTTTATGAGGGCACTGAAAAAGTCCTTCAGCTATAA